Sequence from the Vanacampus margaritifer isolate UIUO_Vmar chromosome 18, RoL_Vmar_1.0, whole genome shotgun sequence genome:
TAGAGAGAGCGCATGTTTAAAAAGCAAAAGGCTGCCATGATGGAGCGATATAGGAGCAGGTGAACAATGGTCGCGTTACACGGCCTAATAGAATTTCCCAGAGTGGACTCTCCCTCCTCGCCCATCCactcatccgtccgtccgtccgtcctgcCGTCCATTTGCTCCGAGCGCAGATTCAATTTCATCGCTCTTCACTTAATTGGCAGCTGCCGGTCGGAGCttccctcgttttttttttttcttccagcaaactgaggaggagggggagggggtggaggAGAGTCGGAAAGGCGATGGTGCAAACCGCAGCACTTCATTTTTACGGATGGACAGTTTGTAAAAGCGATGAGTTAGTGGATAGTAGGTGGTCCCTTCTGAGTAGCTGACTGTAAACACATCACAACACTCGGCGGGGTCTTAAAAAGCTCATCCTAAGATTACCGCCACGATACGAACCACCCCAACGCAAAGCACGGTGAAGATCTGATGTCATTCCATCGGTGTTTCCCATCAGATTGCGCGGCTCGGCCTAACGTGGCGAGCGAGCAAACCACGTCGCCGTGTGGTATTCTGAGCGCGACCCCTGGGAACATCTTTCACCGACCGTTTCCACAACCTCGTGCTTGTCCACCTTCCTGGGGGAGTCTTCTTTCCTGCTCCATCCCAGAGGTCATTGGAAGAATAAATAACGTTGCGTAAATCAACGTGACAAAGCTCGAAAGAGACTGGATCACTTTTCCAGTCGCGGAGAAATAGTGTGAGAACGCGTtcaatgtgttttctttgttaaaaatacggatatatatatttttttaaataaatgtgttaggGATGGACGAGtaattagaaattagaagaattaaaaataattaatttcatgcaattttaaggaaagctagaagtcaaaaatttatttgaactatttctattagtttaacattttttcccacttttgttaacaagagtataaaaacctagatttttttcattgtacattcagaacagatataaaatgtgcgattaatcgtgagttaactagtgaagtcatgcgattaattctgattacaatttttaatcgcctgacgccccaaattttttataatgttttctttttttaattcattcattgccattgacgactataaacgtaaaaattcatttaaactatttatattagtttaaaaaaattttccacttttgttaacctagcccctaatttttaacaatcttttttttttttttaaataatgaatttatggcagtgaatgagttaagatttcTTTTCTCCCAATTTGAGTATCAAGtatgggaagtcaacccatttcttttttgttgttgttgtgtgcaacctactagtctaaacatggcattctggttaatattttgcattagtggaatatgaattaagtagcaaaatccagccgtttttatccatctcaggcggcggccattttgccacttgctgtcgactgaagatgacatcagtgttgctcagatctcagataacaaccaatcacagctcagcttcagaaaacgctgtgagctgtgattggtcgtcgcctgagccctgcgcaactgtgatgtcatcttcagtcgacagcaagtggcaaaatggccgccccctggctggattttgcttcataagtcatattccacaaatgtaatagtaatcagaatgtcatgtttagactagtgaggtcacatataacgtattattgtcaacaaATGATAAATCTGAACTAAACATGGCCTCCATGTTCTGTGGACACACATGGTTCCTCTCACGTCCGACATTCCTCACAAACGACTCACTGGAGGTTCGGCGCAGTTACAGCGGGAATGTGTTTGCCATTTGGACCCCGTTTGACTTCCGAACCGGTCcgagattttgctgcttaaatctgACTTAACCCCGCGGTGACTTAGAAAAACATAGAAGCCGCGGGGCCGGCGTGTGCGATTTCATGCCTCATTAGCTTCTCGTGTCACTTCAACGACTTGATTGACTTGACGGACTGTTTGTTGTCTCTGACCTGGAGCACATGCGGGAAGTGTGAACTACTTTTTTGCCACTTTGAAGCCCTCGGGGGTCCTGTTTGGCTTGGATTACGTGCCGcagggatttttttggggtgacatTAGGGGCCAAATCTCAACAAGTAACCATTAAAGTAGTTCATCCAAGATAATATCTTACTTTGTACTGAtcaattttaattgtattatttctaAACAATTTAACTGTAACTAACCATTGGTTTTATaacatgaaatatatatatatatatatatatatatatatatatatatatatatatatatatattagggctgtaaAAATTTAAGTGTTAACTGGAGATTAACTTAAATTCtttaaagggttaaaaaaaaacaacaacctcagtTTCATTTACTTTTAACCATTAACTATTTAAACTTATTTACGTATTGATTTATAATTACTGTAATATATActgccataaaaaaattaaacaaccgTATAGTTTTGCCGCTCTTTAAGTGTTAACTGGAGATTAACTTAAATTCtttaaagggttaaaaaaaacaacaacctcagtTTCATTTACTTTTAACCATTAACTATTTAAACTTATTTACTTATTGATTTATAATTACTGTAATATAtactcccataaaaaaattaaacaaccgTATAGTTTTGCCTTATGAAAGTCAGTTTTGTCGAATGCTAATAGacatgctaacaaatagcatgaTTGTAGCAGACAATAGCAATACGGCCTCTAATTAAGTCAGtagtgaaactcttcttcgtgTGTTTCTCTAcatctgtattatactgccccctgatgGCCAAGGCGGGCACAGCAGAaatgagcagcacaatgtccattgaatttaagccaaaaagtgatacaaaactatttattaatttacattttatatcattattaaCAATCAAATACACCAGGATTTTTGAAGCTTTTATTTTAACAGCTTATGATTACATTTTCTGGTCGTTAGGTGGCAGTTAATAAACAAAACGGATTCATGACCTTTATTACTGTCGAAGTATAAGAAGCTCTTAAATTCACATTAAGTATAATACAGTATGTTAGTATATGAGGAACATTCAGTAATGGCCAGACAGAGCTGGACTGTACATTTCGGCTACATCAAGAGCTCCCCTCATTTTGCATCAACGCTTCCGCACCACGCTCAAGTGCAAAAAGtcgaaacaacaacaacaaacaaaaatactgtCCAGAGAAAATGTCCGCTCACAGTTTCCCGCTGAAAAGTTCTAGTAATACACAACATGCATGCAATGTTGTTGATATTTGAGTTTGTATATTGGTCTTAATacctttcctaaaaaaaaaaaaaaatcaaatcaagatAATTGGTCTATTTACAGGAACAAACTTCTTACAAAAACAtcccaaaacaaaactgtacaaCAACAAGAAGCCCTGAAACAGTTGCCAGGCACTTGTGATGCAAAACAGACTAACGCAATTAATGACACGTTTAAGTGCTTACAATCAAGAGAACGACATGAACTCgttcaccgccattgacggctgcagacgtcaaagatccatttggGACTAGGCTGGCGGTGAACGAGTGCAAAGAAATGGGAATACCTTCATTTTAGCAACATTTGCTCCTTCAAATATAATCCCGCCCTccctaaaaacaaaatatttttgaaatccGTTTGCAAAAAATAGGTGCTTGGTTTCCTCCGTGGGCAGCAAAATTGACAAGTTGGAAAACCACCGCCGTGATTGTGGCGTTGGTCGGAGCTTGGCGATACCCTGAGAAAGGACGCGGAGAGGAGATGGAGGAAAACCTGGcattcttgaattttttttattgttatttttgcatCCTGATGACGTGTGCAATGGTTTTGGGGTTTGCTAAAATGTCTGCATGCGGCgtcatgtatgtatgtaacaTACGCTTTGTGGACACACACTGGCTTCTCGAATACAGATTTATTTACCAGTAATCGTATGTATCGCATAAAGAAATTTTAATCAAATGTTATACTGTAAATCCGCAAATAGTTGTCAAGAGTGTTTATTAGGAGGGAGGCCTTTATTTGCACACATTTGATTAATAATACATGAAATCATATACAATCCATTTGACATATAAGATCACCTTTAATACTGAGTGACGGGACGCCACACTTTTATACATAGGTGCTACTGTTTTTGTTAGCAATGCAGTTCAGACTGTATGTAGAAATAATAATGTTTATGAACAAATCACAtttactttttggggggggaatggGAAGAGGAGATATCAATTTGCCCTCTAGTGGTGAGTCAAACTTTTAGGTTCAGTACCTTTTCagttaatatttaataatgATTTGTTTTAACTTTACGAACAATGCATCTTAACTGAACTAGGgttgtcactatcaaatatttttagaattgattatacTATCATTTATTCCACCGACTGTTTggataaaattttattttgcattaaagtgtatttaaaaaatcagaTAACTGTTTATTtaccaataatttttttattttaattagatttggacaattttaaaataaacaatgacttTAAACGATTACTTTATTACTACAAtaattgtcaattaatttggtTATCGATTATAGTTGTCGAGTAATCGATTATTTTTGACACCTAAGTTGAATCATTTTTCAAGTTGAAAAAAGAGATACTCATTTACTCTCAAAATTCACCCAGGCTATGAAGAAATTTGGGCTGTATGTGTGATtgagctccctctagtggtacgggAAAAAATCACTACCTaattacagttcagttgtattgaaCTTTTAGGTTTAATACGTTTGTATTTGATCTttaaaaattgtgtgtttttaaacatgtatGTAGGCGCAATGTGTATTGAATTTGTATGTACAATCAATCCATATGAATTGATTCAATGTTTAAGTAGTTTTTGTGCATGTTGTCACAGTGGCTTCCAATTGTCTTGTTATGAAGAGcactttactgtattttaatgttggtcatgataTTGATACTTGGTGAgcttagtatttttttttgtaggttgtCACGTAGTCATTTGCCTTGAAATGTACATGGTGTGTTTTCAATGCTAAATCCATGCATGGTTACGTATTGCGAGTGGATGTGGGGACTGGTTTACGTTACACGTGATGACTAAAAGTTCAACGACCTTCAACGTCCGTGATCCATGTCCATTTTGTGGAAGAGGTCCATTTAGAAAGAATCCAAACATCCTCCCCTGAGCATGTCACGCTTGCGAGAATCCAGACCCCCGGTAAAACGGACGTTCCTTCCGCTAGGCTGACATTTTTCAAGGCGAAAAGAAGAGGCGGGAATGTAAATATTGGTGCTTGTCGTTCGTCAGCTACAGCGGAGTCTTGAAAGCGTCTTTGGTGCAATTGCGGCTATTCGGGAGCCAGGAGTAAAGCTTGCAGAAATCAGCTTCGATCCACTTTGGAGTGATTGCAGAGCGAACAAGTAAAGCTAATATCCTTCCATGTTCGGACGAAGACAAACAACGGGTTCGTCTGCTACACCACCGAGGTGGCGGTGGGTTTGGGAGCGGCGGGAGCGAGCGCCAAACTCTGGGCGATGTCGTCGCGGTTGATTTTGCGTAGCGCCGTGCACAGCGCGTCCACGCTGGCGCAGTCCTTGCTGGCCCAGTCGGACAGGAGCGCGCGCACCGGGTGCTGGTCCTGGCGGAAGGCGGCGATGCGCTCCTCCTCGTAGCCCAGCAGGCCCGCCAGGTTGCACCAGTCGTCCTCCATGTTGCTTTCGTCCCCTTCGCCGCCGTTGAACAGCAGCTGCTCCACCTTGTCCCTGGTGTGCAGAGGCAGCAGCAGGCACGGGTCCTCGTCCATTGTGACCACTGCGACGGTAAACGCACAAAAGATTCagccttttatttttgtttagaacGATTAACATCACAGACTTCACTGGTGTCAGATTTAAGTCATCAGTTTTTGAACTTGGGACTTGCTTGGCTAATTTGGCGAAAGACTCGACTCACTTGAAAAACAATTGGGTTGAAAATAAGCCAAATTGGGTCCAAAAGGGGCTGACCCAATTAATTGGGttaatccaaaaagttgggtcaactgAATAAcgcacaaaacaaccccaaaaaattgggttttgAGTTAGCGTTTTGACACAACTCTTTGGTTTAAATGTATAATCCAAAAGGTTGGGTCTGTcccaaaaactattttgtgaaaaaaacacaaccccaaaaaattggtatgttttgtaaaaaataacagttttttttctaaatatttggttggttgtcaaaatgaataacccacaaaacaacctaaacaactgcatttgtgttattttctcaCTTAAATGcataacccaactttttggtctatatataacccaaaaagttgggttggtccccAAACAATTGAGTTGTtttgtaataatatatatattttttaaactacccccaaaaaaaagttttttcatatttagttgtcaaaatgaataacccacagaacaactcaaaaaattgggtttgggttattttttgtcttaaatgcataaccccaaaaagttgggtcggtcccaaaaaatttagtttttaaggggaaaaaaccTCAAACCAttgatggtttttttttggggggggggggggggtgggtattcatttgacccaactttttggtctaacccaaaaagttgtgttggttcctcccccccgaaaataaaataaaataaaactacctaaaaaaatagtttttttcatatttggttttcaaaatgaataacccacaaaacaaccccaaaaattgggtttggGTTATTCTtttggcccaactttttggtttaaatgcataacctaaaaagttgggtcgggcccaaaaaatgtagttgttaagaaaaaaaaactccaaacaaTTGCTCTTTGGAGCTTTatgtgttattcatttgacccaagttTTTGGTTCAACTCATCCAAACCATTGGGTCGGTCCTAAAAGATATAAGGCTAGTAGCGTCCTCTGAGCAGGTATTTGTTACCTGTATGCGTTTGGGTCTGGCCCAGCTGCTCCTGCAGACTTTGGCTGTCCACCGAGATGCCGCTGTCACTGTGCAGTTTCTCGCCCTCGGGTGACGGCGTCTGGTTCTGGTTGGACGTGCAGTTGTTGGCCTGCTGCTTGTTCTGTTTGCAGCTGTTCCACCTACACGGAGTGGAGGAACAAGTCAGAGCGGCACCAGCTTTTGCGTTACATGAACATATTGTGCATTACTATAAAACACTGAGCAGCAGGGTGCGGCCCCAGGAGAACAGATGAGTTATTTAAATatgtaaggtcacaaattgtgATTCAGTTGTTTCCCAAATTTGGGAAAAATCTCACTCCACcaaataaaatgtcacaaaaaggtCCTTATAGAGTTACATTGCGTGCTTGAACTTCTGTACGGGGTCCAGTGACTTTCTTTTTGCAGACAGATTTGAAAGTGAATGGCAGGAAATCAAGTCGGTTTTGTTCATGCATGCATCGGCACAaaatggataatttttttttagctataccaAGCTACGTctgcgaaaataccaaaaccCAGTCTAGCCTGCCCCTGCGCAGATATAATCGCACCTTCCGCTAGACTTGCATTAGGCATAAATTCAcaaagatacttttttttttgtagttaataAATAGCATTTGAAATTCTTAAAGGTGCCCGGTGCCCAAAAGTTTTGCAAAAGTTTTTATGGTAGACATTTAACTGTAATGTAGCAAATAATCCCTTTGCTCACCTCTTGAAGATGATGAAGGCCACCAGGCCGACCACGACGGCCGCCAGAACCGAGCAGTAGACGGGAATGAGTTTGTCGTTCAAGCTCTGGTATATGCGCTCGTGGGAGTCGCCATCCGTCGTGGTGGTGGCGCTGCTGTCAGTCGGGCCGTCCGACGGGGGGCCGTCTATGGAGAAGTCGTCGTAGGTGGCCTCGGTGAACGGCGTTGGCGACACAGAGGGGTACTGCGCTGTGGAGCGCAAAGAGCAACGAAAAGGAGGGATTTGTCAACGACAGTGATAAATTGTGATATAGAaaaactgtatatatatatatatatatatgtatatgttgttaattaaaaaaattttttttaattatcaaattaattattattaaattatttatatgaatttatttatatttaatttagtatatatatatatatagagagagagagagagagagaaatgggttggtttaaattaatttaaaaaattaaaaaaaaattaccaaattaattactattaattattaatttaaattaattaatttatatttattttttatattatttatatttattaatttagtcattatcattaataaatatttaattaaaaaataattaattataattatactTAACAATTATAAAGTATATATCATCATTATATGATGATGTAAATGTACCTTATATTGTAAACGCTGAGTGTATATTACATGCCTCATGGCGTGGTTATCCCTCCAACCTCCCCAGAGGGCCATTAAGGAGCAACTTGCCGCATCCAGTCCAGCCATCTCCACTTTAGCCGTCCATTAACGGCGAGCGCGCGTGTTTGTGGGAACCTCGCCACCTCGTCACCTACTTTAACTGTTACTCAACGGCACCGACAACAGGAAGTCATGCCGAGGAACGGGGAATAGGCACCTCGAGAGAGCGGCTGAGTGCCGTGACGAGgcgaaaacatttcaaatgttatttagatggatggatgctgtGTGGCGAGCTTTTAGCCGGGGCCCGGAATTTTTATAAGTGAAATGTAATATGCGATCAATCCTTTGCTCTTCAAAGCCATTGATTTCTCAAAGATCACTTGAAAGAggttgccacttttttttcatatactgtataaatacgaaaaaagtacatttattttgtgtgtaaataaatacaccctttcataatgtttgtaaacaataggCGTCAGGGTACTTCTGGGTGgcagaaacccccccccccccccgacttaCACCGCTTGACAGGTACTGCGGCATCCAAAGACGTCTATGTTTGGTGCTATTCCCACCCGGAAGTGACGTCGTGGC
This genomic interval carries:
- the ngfrb gene encoding nerve growth factor receptor b, coding for MGRTYGMNMILITILLGLAGASAKKEECLSGQYTTDGKCCKQCPPGEGVVKPCGATQPVCAPCLDSETFSENFSHTERCQPCTKCTGLFRMETPCTDANDATCVCNYGFYLNDLSQRCEPCTKCPVGQGMLLSCESDHDTVCEECGGDTYSDQESSREPCIPCTTCDEGEELLLQACTAVTDTLCQAQYPSVSPTPFTEATYDDFSIDGPPSDGPTDSSATTTTDGDSHERIYQSLNDKLIPVYCSVLAAVVVGLVAFIIFKRWNSCKQNKQQANNCTSNQNQTPSPEGEKLHSDSGISVDSQSLQEQLGQTQTHTVVTMDEDPCLLLPLHTRDKVEQLLFNGGEGDESNMEDDWCNLAGLLGYEEERIAAFRQDQHPVRALLSDWASKDCASVDALCTALRKINRDDIAQSLALAPAAPKPTATSVV